A genomic window from Agrobacterium larrymoorei includes:
- a CDS encoding SDR family oxidoreductase: MKRAVVTGGAGLIGTGVIQALLDDGWTVASFDIKETTTSARHILCDVGNETSVLAAFDQLGWKGLELLVNNAGIASPVTGPIHEVSLADWRKVTDSHLTGAFLMTRSAVPMMGEGASIVNMVSTRAFMSEPETEAYAASKGGLVAFTHALAVSLGPKIRVNAIAPGWVTDETDLRKKDNAQHPVGRVGRPKDIADGVLYLASAGFMTGQVLVLDGGMTRKMIYEE, translated from the coding sequence ATGAAACGGGCAGTTGTGACCGGCGGCGCGGGCTTGATCGGGACGGGGGTTATCCAAGCTCTGTTGGATGACGGCTGGACCGTTGCGTCCTTCGACATCAAGGAGACAACCACATCGGCGCGCCACATCTTGTGCGATGTGGGCAATGAAACGTCTGTCCTTGCCGCTTTCGACCAGCTTGGTTGGAAGGGGCTGGAACTGCTCGTCAACAATGCCGGTATTGCAAGTCCGGTGACCGGGCCGATTCATGAGGTCTCGCTTGCCGACTGGCGGAAGGTGACCGACAGCCATTTGACGGGAGCCTTCCTGATGACGCGTTCCGCGGTGCCGATGATGGGCGAGGGTGCCAGCATCGTCAACATGGTCTCGACGCGCGCCTTCATGTCTGAGCCGGAGACCGAGGCTTATGCCGCTTCGAAGGGCGGACTTGTCGCTTTCACCCATGCGCTGGCTGTCAGTCTCGGGCCGAAGATCCGCGTGAATGCGATTGCGCCGGGGTGGGTTACGGATGAAACGGATCTCCGGAAGAAGGACAATGCGCAGCATCCGGTAGGCCGCGTCGGCAGGCCGAAGGATATCGCCGACGGAGTGCTCTATCTAGCCAGCGCCGGCTTTATGACCGGCCAGGTGCTGGTGTTGGACGGCGGCATGACGCGGAAGATGATCTACGAGGAATAG
- a CDS encoding GNAT family N-acetyltransferase, translated as MLRTSVASTNGLRMMGYMNMVATHPVMLTSRRLSLRPLKIADAASLARITNDPLVTRNLLKTTTPFTASDARELILRVRTKKSPVWAIDNGQLIGLIGIAGEFGYWLARSRWGTGYASEAARLVIDHAFHGLKVDTLHANPIADNRASRHLLEKLGFEINGATRAYCCERSRMVPLIRYKLDRQRWEEASVPAKADDQSPSPDPALAWRS; from the coding sequence ATGCTGAGAACCAGTGTTGCATCGACGAACGGCTTGCGCATGATGGGGTACATGAACATGGTCGCAACCCATCCTGTCATGCTGACGTCGAGACGCCTCTCGCTGCGACCGCTGAAAATCGCCGATGCGGCAAGTCTCGCACGGATCACCAACGATCCACTCGTAACTCGCAACCTTCTCAAAACCACAACGCCTTTTACGGCCTCAGATGCAAGAGAACTGATCTTGCGAGTCCGAACAAAGAAGAGCCCGGTGTGGGCCATCGATAACGGGCAGCTTATCGGACTCATCGGCATCGCTGGCGAGTTTGGCTACTGGCTTGCCCGAAGTCGCTGGGGCACGGGTTATGCCTCGGAAGCCGCACGTCTTGTGATTGATCATGCGTTTCATGGCCTGAAGGTAGACACGCTTCATGCCAATCCGATCGCAGACAATAGGGCATCTCGCCATCTGCTGGAGAAACTCGGGTTTGAAATCAACGGCGCGACCAGAGCCTATTGCTGCGAGCGTAGCAGAATGGTGCCCCTTATCCGCTACAAGCTTGACCGGCAGAGATGGGAGGAAGCATCGGTACCCGCGAAGGCAGACGATCAAAGTCCCAGCCCTGATCCAGCCCTGGCATGGCGATCGTGA